The Atribacterota bacterium region ATTTTTTAATGGTTTGATACTAAATTATTATTTTAGAAAAAGTATACTAATTCTTAAATTTGAATATTAAGGGAGATGAGAAAGATGTTTATAAAAAGGATTCTATTCAATAGACTGTCTGCTTTTATTGTAATATCATGCCTTTTCTTTTTTCTGAATTCCTTAACAGGTTTTTCTTTAGATAATAAAGAAGGTACAATTAATATTTCTCCTAAAGAAGCATATGATTTGATACAGCAACATATGGAGGATTCCAAATTAATTATACTCGATCTCCAACCCCTGGAAAACTGGCAGGAAGAGCGGATTGAAGGAGCCCTTAATTACCAGGAAATAGTTTCAACTAAAACCCTGAAAAGTATAAGTAGAAATAAAGACCAGGTATACCTGATTTATTCTCAAAATGTTTTAGATAATGATGAAGTCACTAGCATACTACAAAATATTGGAATTGAAAAAGCATACCAATTGGAAGGTGGCATAGATGCATGGATAGAAGAGAATCTGCCAACAGCATTTGCTAAAACAATTAAACCTGCAGCTGCGTTTGAACTGATAAAGGAGAATCAAAAAAATCCTGATTTCATTATCATTGATTTGCGTCCTAATAATCAATGGCAACGACAGCAAATAAAGAAATCTATTAATAAAGATTTTACAGAGGAAGAGTTTTCCGATTATTTAGATGAGGCTGATAAGAATAAAATTTATTTAATTCATTGCCAGAAAGGCGCCAGGGGAGAAAAAGCGCTGCCTGTTATGCGGGAACGGGGGTTTAAGTACATATACCATTTGCAGGGTGGAATTAATAATTGGATTGCTGAAGGTTTGCCAACTGAGGAGCATTATTAAATGGCACCAGAAAAAGCAATAAATAATATTTAAACTTATTCTAAATCAAATAGTTGCCATATTTTTTGTGTAATTATAGTAATTTATATTAACCGGCCAAAGAAGACAAAAAGGAGAATTTTATGAAATATATTTGCCCTTTAATTGTAGTGGAAGATATTAATCGCTCAAGATTTTTATATGAAAAGATATTGAAACAAAAAGTTAAGGCAGATCATGGAGAAAATGTAATATTTGAGGGTGATTTTGCCATCCATCA contains the following coding sequences:
- a CDS encoding rhodanese-like domain-containing protein; translation: MFIKRILFNRLSAFIVISCLFFFLNSLTGFSLDNKEGTINISPKEAYDLIQQHMEDSKLIILDLQPLENWQEERIEGALNYQEIVSTKTLKSISRNKDQVYLIYSQNVLDNDEVTSILQNIGIEKAYQLEGGIDAWIEENLPTAFAKTIKPAAAFELIKENQKNPDFIIIDLRPNNQWQRQQIKKSINKDFTEEEFSDYLDEADKNKIYLIHCQKGARGEKALPVMRERGFKYIYHLQGGINNWIAEGLPTEEHY